In a genomic window of Agarivorans albus:
- the gapS1 gene encoding GapS1 family protein, whose translation MSYDQAASKIRQKIRYFTTESFVLRILSRLHKEHDMGEAFKRPWILCLAIDWALELDPIAGAREATQKDVQPILQSMWELQGKAMGIEKEKDIWLSLRAFLLSQLRFQVPQITHSFFLLRLYTIMSQLGFKQSFTEDFKKATGVDLEDFFLFAIWIVNYFSDTKNKNLTLGQILVNFHPALSIESISKILKLVGSTIPGLKALAQPLQLPLRPETYFYEPLLIKKPLILLDIHISHAHPYIVSIGISEFVLRTLKAVDTQRFQKKFTKSFESYVGTTLGEFNFTYITEDDINDTYKQHKRQGKVIDFLHQNNGSSVFIDAKGVEPKEKLLVTDSTRMLKDKLRDNLLSGVTQGSRCAQILGDIAYEDLAPYENRYSIVVTHQDFYCGSGSKLVQYLGEELSHKVTEASNGQFPIENIHFFSIADFEGMVAVCFEAGKDIAEFLDFCTEQEKEPATQTFDMRQRIEAFASIHNLQNASPIGTQLLQSNVEKLLSTLNKKFTHSRKNWGTEPKKIRQFYQAVAQLEQALKSRL comes from the coding sequence ATGAGTTACGATCAGGCAGCAAGTAAGATACGCCAAAAGATCCGATATTTTACCACTGAAAGCTTTGTGCTTCGTATCTTATCTCGGCTTCACAAAGAGCATGATATGGGCGAAGCGTTTAAGAGACCTTGGATCTTATGCTTGGCGATTGACTGGGCATTAGAACTAGATCCCATCGCAGGCGCTAGGGAAGCAACGCAAAAAGATGTTCAACCAATTTTGCAAAGCATGTGGGAATTGCAAGGCAAAGCAATGGGTATCGAAAAAGAGAAAGATATTTGGCTGTCTCTAAGGGCATTTCTACTATCTCAACTTCGGTTTCAAGTACCTCAAATAACTCATAGCTTCTTCTTGCTTAGACTATACACAATCATGTCTCAGCTCGGTTTCAAGCAGTCATTCACAGAAGACTTCAAGAAAGCTACGGGTGTTGATTTAGAAGATTTTTTCCTCTTTGCTATTTGGATTGTTAACTACTTTAGTGATACGAAAAATAAGAATCTAACGCTAGGCCAGATATTGGTAAATTTCCATCCTGCACTTTCCATAGAATCTATCTCCAAGATACTAAAATTAGTCGGAAGCACAATCCCAGGATTGAAAGCGCTCGCTCAGCCGTTGCAATTACCTTTACGACCAGAGACTTATTTCTACGAACCTTTATTGATAAAGAAGCCTCTAATTTTACTAGATATACATATATCTCATGCCCACCCTTACATCGTGAGTATTGGAATTAGTGAGTTTGTCCTACGAACGCTTAAAGCTGTTGACACTCAGCGTTTCCAAAAAAAGTTTACCAAGAGTTTTGAGTCATATGTTGGTACTACACTGGGAGAGTTCAATTTCACTTACATAACAGAAGATGATATCAATGACACCTATAAGCAGCATAAACGTCAGGGAAAAGTAATTGACTTTCTGCATCAAAACAATGGCTCTTCTGTGTTTATTGATGCGAAAGGAGTTGAGCCAAAAGAAAAGTTGCTAGTAACCGACTCAACACGAATGCTCAAAGATAAGCTGAGAGACAATCTATTGAGTGGCGTTACGCAAGGCAGTCGCTGTGCTCAAATATTGGGCGATATAGCCTATGAAGATCTAGCGCCTTATGAAAACAGATACTCAATAGTTGTTACACATCAAGATTTTTACTGTGGAAGTGGCTCTAAGTTAGTTCAATATCTCGGTGAAGAACTATCACATAAAGTAACTGAAGCTAGTAATGGGCAATTTCCTATTGAAAACATTCATTTTTTCAGCATCGCTGATTTTGAAGGAATGGTAGCGGTATGCTTTGAGGCGGGAAAAGACATTGCGGAATTTCTTGATTTTTGTACTGAGCAGGAAAAAGAACCAGCAACTCAAACTTTCGATATGCGGCAACGGATAGAAGCATTTGCAAGCATACATAATCTTCAAAATGCATCACCTATTGGTACTCAACTACTTCAATCTAATGTAGAAAAATTACTGAGCACGTTAAACAAAAAATTCACGCACTCAAGGAAGAATTGGGGCACTGAACCTAAAAAGATTCGCCAATTCTATCAAGCTGTTGCGCAGTTAGAACAAGCGCTAAAATCTAGACTTTAG
- a CDS encoding DNA/RNA non-specific endonuclease: MSLIGLVLMIEQFYLQRFIRVLIKPSTKANVSKQTNDISASLLRKNKIFNHLVLIFQIAEIGDYTQRYINKEVIMKIRMLTLAIAVLTSHLTHSDTQDPYSHDKWVTQPQDTIKEFIAFTASMDSKDDNNDLPGDDVTGTPEWVAYEIREYLGECIPTKGGHSWKAEKKFEDNGIAPKDNSYAYSNKFRSANPDWYVRGHLQMKLIAERISNEAAAQTFTFLNAVPQRKKFNSGIWLDLEYITSAWAQEYGKLWVITGPIYIDGMPSGYIGEGEEFKVAIPDALFKIVVRESNLENPDVLAFIYPQLGAGYYSKNYDHSRYLTSIAEIEEITGLSFLNSISEIKRKKLKAQTASDIWPYKKEMITRACRG; this comes from the coding sequence ATGTCACTAATTGGATTAGTGTTGATGATTGAGCAGTTCTACTTGCAAAGATTTATTCGCGTACTCATTAAGCCTTCAACCAAAGCTAATGTATCGAAACAAACGAATGATATTTCCGCTTCTTTGTTGCGCAAAAACAAAATATTCAACCATTTAGTTCTGATCTTCCAAATTGCTGAAATAGGTGACTATACTCAGCGATATATTAACAAGGAAGTTATTATGAAGATTCGAATGCTGACTCTAGCGATAGCCGTTTTGACTTCGCATTTAACTCATTCAGACACGCAAGATCCATACTCCCACGACAAATGGGTTACTCAGCCTCAAGATACCATCAAAGAATTTATCGCGTTTACTGCCAGTATGGATTCCAAAGACGATAACAATGACTTACCGGGTGATGATGTAACTGGAACCCCTGAATGGGTTGCATACGAAATTAGAGAGTATTTAGGTGAGTGTATTCCCACGAAAGGTGGCCATAGTTGGAAGGCTGAAAAGAAGTTTGAAGATAATGGGATTGCCCCCAAAGATAATAGCTATGCCTACTCCAATAAGTTCCGAAGTGCGAACCCGGATTGGTATGTGCGAGGCCACCTCCAAATGAAGTTAATAGCGGAGAGGATAAGCAATGAAGCAGCAGCACAAACATTTACATTTTTGAACGCAGTACCTCAGAGAAAAAAATTCAACAGCGGGATTTGGTTGGATTTAGAGTACATAACTTCTGCTTGGGCACAAGAATACGGAAAGCTCTGGGTTATAACAGGGCCCATATACATTGATGGAATGCCTTCAGGATACATAGGTGAAGGTGAAGAGTTCAAAGTCGCTATACCCGATGCCTTATTCAAAATCGTAGTCCGAGAGAGCAATCTGGAGAATCCGGACGTTCTCGCATTCATCTATCCGCAACTAGGTGCTGGTTATTACTCAAAGAATTATGATCATTCTCGCTACCTGACCTCAATTGCTGAAATTGAAGAAATAACAGGATTATCGTTTTTAAATAGTATCAGTGAAATAAAGAGAAAAAAGCTTAAAGCACAAACTGCTTCTGATATATGGCCATACAAGAAAGAAATGATCACAAGAGCTTGTAGAGGGTAA
- a CDS encoding endonuclease/exonuclease/phosphatase family protein: protein MKVATFNLYQYLEPGNYWYQKKSKNKYSPEKWEKKREWIKSTLNDIAADIVGFQEVFSKKSLKQLCSEAGYTNFASVGSVGRDETDPTIYNHPVVAIASKYPIRSVSEVGTSGELVGTLGLKEGFSFSRTPIKALIETENFGLVRVYVLHLKSKRPLYSRAYDVEDELEDRVLQEMIGQSKGKIASLLQRGTEAACVASDVMTEQRSSALPTIVLGDINCDFNSVEYDSMCPTGYFVPKIEGPSEYEDSSSVKPVYNKLKLYSGYSVADTKSNAPTHYFGGKGSTLDYAFVTQELENSVTEHKVWNEHIADTETLKELPGADKQATSDHAVVSLEINP, encoded by the coding sequence ATGAAAGTAGCAACCTTTAACCTTTACCAATACTTAGAACCAGGTAATTACTGGTACCAGAAAAAAAGTAAGAATAAATATAGTCCTGAAAAGTGGGAAAAAAAGCGAGAGTGGATTAAGAGTACCTTGAATGATATCGCTGCTGATATTGTTGGTTTTCAGGAGGTCTTTAGTAAGAAATCCCTAAAGCAGCTTTGTTCAGAAGCTGGCTACACAAATTTTGCCTCTGTTGGCTCAGTTGGTCGCGACGAAACAGACCCCACGATCTACAATCACCCGGTTGTTGCAATAGCATCCAAATACCCAATCCGTTCAGTTTCTGAGGTTGGCACTAGTGGAGAACTAGTAGGAACACTGGGTTTAAAAGAAGGATTTAGCTTTAGTCGAACACCTATCAAAGCACTCATTGAAACTGAAAATTTTGGCTTAGTGAGAGTTTATGTTTTGCACCTTAAAAGTAAAAGGCCCTTATACTCGAGGGCTTACGATGTAGAAGATGAATTAGAAGATCGTGTACTTCAAGAAATGATTGGGCAATCAAAGGGTAAAATCGCCTCCTTATTACAACGAGGTACTGAGGCCGCTTGCGTTGCTTCGGACGTAATGACTGAGCAACGTTCCTCAGCGTTACCAACTATTGTTTTAGGCGACATTAACTGTGATTTCAACAGCGTTGAATATGACTCAATGTGCCCAACAGGCTATTTTGTACCTAAAATCGAAGGTCCTTCAGAATATGAAGACTCTTCTAGCGTTAAGCCAGTTTACAACAAATTAAAACTTTACAGTGGATATAGTGTCGCAGACACAAAAAGTAATGCTCCAACACATTACTTCGGCGGGAAAGGTAGCACCCTTGATTATGCCTTTGTCACTCAAGAATTAGAAAACAGCGTAACAGAACACAAGGTCTGGAACGAGCATATCGCAGATACAGAAACGCTAAAGGAGCTCCCCGGCGCAGACAAACAAGCAACTAGCGATCATGCTGTAGTCTCTTTAGAAATAAACCCGTAG